One window of the Chryseotalea sp. WA131a genome contains the following:
- a CDS encoding DUF3096 domain-containing protein, giving the protein MDKNVTYDNNEANLSNIEILDSERELRLTLYLTLYKRLETFFAKRNIKITRDTELKTILSAKTIQTDWEELNSIGLPMPMMKMPKFLNYIVAFYLVCVSLLVFTLVTKYFRFMVVLWDLPIIGIIITLTGIPISYFMFIFKRNRLPCDTVDELIEYIISIHWTDLIKDDNRLIKEFLRQETSLS; this is encoded by the coding sequence ATGGACAAGAACGTCACTTACGACAATAACGAGGCGAATCTATCAAATATTGAGATTTTAGATTCTGAAAGAGAACTAAGATTGACTCTTTATCTGACGCTTTATAAACGACTAGAGACATTCTTTGCCAAAAGAAATATAAAGATCACACGGGACACAGAATTAAAAACAATTTTAAGTGCTAAGACTATTCAAACCGACTGGGAAGAATTGAATAGTATTGGGTTGCCAATGCCGATGATGAAAATGCCTAAGTTTCTTAACTACATCGTTGCATTTTACTTGGTTTGTGTTTCTTTATTGGTCTTTACTTTGGTGACAAAGTACTTTCGTTTTATGGTCGTACTTTGGGATCTTCCGATAATTGGAATTATTATCACGTTGACAGGCATACCGATTTCATATTTCATGTTTATTTTCAAAAGGAACAGACTTCCCTGCGACACGGTTGACGAACTTATTGAATACATTATTTCTATACATTGGACAGATTTGATAAAGGACGACAACAGACTTATCAAAGAATTCTTAAGACAAGAAACTAGTTTAAGTTGA